One segment of Spirosoma agri DNA contains the following:
- a CDS encoding ABC transporter permease, with the protein MHKLDIKIAARTFLKEKWYNFLNITGLSLGLAAFIFVTLYVDQETSYDQWNDQIGRIFLVERELPNGPSPYTPGKLAAAIKNQCPEIEETGRINTALFQIPFYTASGKYLIKKWVGADYSIAKILGIKPKDFNLNTTSGTPTTLLSKRTADVLFPDDRTVHNKTVTMLSKSGISLMISGVAQEPLGNTNLSFDCIGFSDDITQGKDQSFTSQIYQTYVLVRPNTDIRLLAQKIDKVYREAASADTSQVAKEALRLSKATIYLDPLANLHLKPHYGSAVNDQMIKGLALLAITILIISGVNFTNLYIAQAARRAKEVGVKKVNGISRRQIIGQFLIEIFIQCCFALLISLGIVQLGLPYVNQLLASNLLFSGLNLTILGQLTLTLLVLTAIAGIYPALLMAGVSPAAVLRGSPLTNVGSLTRIRSSLILFQFTFAIGFAILLMVIHEQISFMRSENPGFTAKQVVYIDNMGIYNQPSQFETVSNQIRALPGVKNVTVASNVPGGILPATYEYILDHKAYAMQTVAVGYHYFETLTIALKEGQSFASSFAVDSASAVINETAAKAMGLKNPIGTTLKGAAGNYRIIGVAADVNEQGFESGIQPMIYVMSAAPGVTKTQIMIQTDSKAMVPLLATLQHQWRSINKLDGDNFNYHFLDELYGHLFRKQEQLQAVLSGFSTLAIFIASLGLFALAAQSIRYRMKEIAIRKVFGAKGQQLVLPLSKPFFYMVLLANGVAWPLSWLVADTWLESFAYHIEVSVFPFVIALAISLVIVSVTVCGQLIGAVGVNPVVKLKM; encoded by the coding sequence ATGCACAAGCTGGACATAAAAATTGCGGCCCGCACTTTTTTAAAGGAAAAATGGTACAATTTCCTAAATATTACGGGCTTGTCGCTGGGCTTAGCCGCCTTTATCTTCGTCACCCTATACGTTGATCAGGAGACTAGCTACGACCAATGGAATGATCAGATTGGTCGTATCTTTTTGGTCGAACGCGAACTGCCTAACGGGCCTTCTCCCTATACGCCTGGCAAATTAGCGGCCGCTATAAAAAACCAGTGTCCCGAAATAGAAGAAACAGGACGAATCAATACCGCTTTATTTCAAATTCCGTTTTATACCGCTTCGGGAAAGTACCTGATTAAAAAGTGGGTAGGTGCGGATTACTCAATTGCTAAAATACTAGGAATCAAGCCCAAAGATTTCAATCTAAATACGACTAGCGGTACGCCAACAACACTACTCTCAAAGCGAACGGCAGATGTACTTTTTCCCGACGATAGGACTGTTCATAATAAGACCGTGACGATGCTATCAAAATCGGGAATCTCCCTGATGATTAGTGGTGTGGCTCAAGAGCCACTCGGCAACACGAATCTAAGCTTCGACTGTATTGGTTTCAGCGATGACATTACCCAGGGGAAAGACCAGAGCTTTACCAGCCAGATTTATCAAACTTACGTCCTGGTAAGACCTAATACAGACATTCGTTTGTTAGCCCAAAAAATAGATAAAGTCTACCGGGAAGCGGCTTCAGCCGATACCAGCCAAGTAGCGAAAGAAGCCTTACGCTTATCAAAAGCAACGATTTATCTAGACCCCTTGGCCAACCTGCACTTGAAACCCCACTACGGCTCTGCGGTGAATGACCAGATGATAAAAGGCCTGGCCCTATTAGCCATTACCATCCTGATTATTTCAGGCGTAAATTTTACCAATCTTTACATTGCTCAAGCGGCCAGGCGCGCAAAAGAAGTCGGTGTCAAAAAAGTAAACGGCATCAGTCGCCGGCAGATTATCGGCCAATTTCTAATAGAAATATTTATTCAATGCTGTTTTGCATTGCTCATTTCGTTAGGCATCGTACAGCTCGGTTTACCGTACGTTAATCAGTTGTTGGCTAGTAACCTGTTGTTCTCTGGATTAAATCTGACCATACTGGGGCAGCTAACATTGACATTGCTGGTTCTAACCGCAATTGCCGGTATTTATCCTGCGCTGTTGATGGCGGGGGTTTCGCCAGCGGCTGTGCTGAGAGGTAGTCCGTTGACGAACGTTGGGTCGCTCACTCGAATACGAAGTTCACTAATCCTGTTTCAATTTACGTTTGCCATCGGGTTTGCCATCCTTCTGATGGTCATTCATGAGCAGATTTCGTTTATGAGATCTGAAAATCCAGGCTTTACCGCTAAGCAGGTTGTTTACATAGATAATATGGGTATTTATAACCAGCCTAGCCAATTTGAAACCGTCAGTAACCAAATTAGAGCGCTACCGGGGGTAAAAAACGTAACCGTGGCCTCGAATGTGCCGGGTGGCATCCTGCCCGCCACGTATGAATATATCCTGGATCATAAGGCGTATGCGATGCAGACCGTCGCCGTTGGTTACCACTACTTCGAAACCTTGACGATTGCGCTAAAAGAGGGGCAGTCTTTTGCTTCATCTTTTGCCGTCGATTCAGCCAGTGCTGTCATCAATGAGACGGCCGCCAAGGCAATGGGTTTAAAAAATCCGATTGGTACAACGTTGAAAGGTGCTGCTGGTAACTACCGAATAATTGGTGTGGCGGCTGACGTCAACGAGCAGGGGTTTGAATCAGGTATTCAGCCCATGATCTATGTTATGAGCGCTGCGCCTGGAGTGACTAAAACTCAAATTATGATCCAGACTGACAGTAAGGCTATGGTCCCTTTGTTAGCCACTTTACAGCATCAGTGGCGTAGTATCAATAAACTGGATGGGGATAACTTTAATTATCATTTTCTGGACGAGTTATATGGACACCTCTTTCGAAAACAGGAACAGCTACAAGCCGTGCTAAGTGGTTTTTCGACGTTGGCTATATTCATTGCCTCGCTGGGTCTTTTCGCCTTAGCCGCCCAGTCGATTCGCTACCGCATGAAGGAGATTGCGATTCGAAAGGTGTTCGGTGCCAAAGGCCAGCAGTTAGTCCTACCGTTAAGTAAGCCATTTTTCTATATGGTTTTGCTGGCCAACGGGGTGGCGTGGCCCCTCTCCTGGCTAGTGGCCGATACCTGGTTAGAAAGCTTCGCCTATCACATTGAGGTTAGTGTCTTTCCGTTCGTGATAGCCCTGGCAATTTCCCTGGTGATCGTTAGCGTTACGGTTTGTGGTCAACTTATAGGGGCTGTTGGGGTCAACCCAGTGGTTAAGCTAAAGATGTAA
- a CDS encoding DedA family protein produces MHLESLIITYGYPILFVGVLLEGEAFLILAAYLAHRGYFSLPVVIGLAALASFTMAQIWFVLGDRFGTALLNRRPAWQSRLVRVDTMLQRYGNSLVLGFRALLGLRTLIPVAIGTSAYPARQFTLLNGVGALIWALVIALAGNTIAQGLEVLVTDLRKHELAAVVVIALMGLVWGLIRLYRQPKVPLIKGD; encoded by the coding sequence ATGCATCTTGAGTCCTTAATTATTACGTACGGCTACCCGATCCTGTTTGTTGGTGTACTACTGGAAGGTGAGGCATTCCTGATCCTGGCCGCTTATCTAGCCCACCGAGGCTACTTCTCCCTGCCCGTGGTGATCGGTCTGGCCGCCCTAGCCTCCTTTACAATGGCCCAGATTTGGTTTGTGCTCGGCGATCGCTTTGGCACCGCTTTACTTAACCGTCGCCCAGCCTGGCAATCGCGTCTGGTTCGGGTAGACACCATGCTACAACGTTACGGCAATAGCTTAGTGCTGGGGTTTCGCGCGCTGCTGGGCTTACGGACTCTGATTCCGGTCGCCATTGGAACATCAGCCTACCCCGCCCGTCAGTTCACGCTACTGAACGGGGTGGGCGCGCTGATCTGGGCCCTGGTTATCGCCTTGGCAGGTAACACGATCGCTCAGGGATTGGAAGTACTGGTCACGGATCTGCGTAAGCATGAACTAGCCGCCGTTGTCGTGATAGCCCTGATGGGTTTAGTTTGGGGGCTGATTCGTCTCTACCGCCAGCCTAAAGTTCCGCTTATAAAAGGTGACTAG
- a CDS encoding erythromycin esterase family protein yields the protein MKTLLIFLLTLVTAWTMAQPIKPNSQVNRASAGPKPVTTRQQTETITVLGDQAVTLDLDNFDHFRQQMMPLINQMAAKKLVGLGEGTHGTSEFYKIRYWITKILVEEKGFNQVVFENDYADSYRLNQAMPRASASELDALMKQYLLAIWRNQEVKELLSWIQTHNRSAKKPVTFGGMDAMFMSNDARVLQELTRRFQHAETDNLTQLLVKLAVTRDSIWYNANRKDFAIPDSVSNANLVQGYETIKKLEPILARLPLSTQQRDVAMNMAKNIFLQLAGPYTYITKKIGSFDRDSCMAVMATRFLHKPEDKVIIWAHDFHVAHTSIYDGAVGGTGGYIEQMYPGQYFALGTGTATGTFAATDDRFITHASQMKTVSLAIPADSLWEGQLAQASAPAFYMDLAKWPKESTNLTYRAVGYGPKSGKSTHDKSHPVSELFDAYLFIRDTKAAQFIK from the coding sequence ATGAAAACGCTACTCATTTTCTTGCTGACCCTGGTAACGGCCTGGACCATGGCTCAACCGATCAAACCAAACAGTCAGGTCAACCGGGCTTCAGCAGGCCCGAAACCTGTGACAACCCGGCAACAGACTGAAACGATTACTGTTTTGGGTGACCAGGCGGTGACGCTCGATCTGGATAATTTTGACCACTTCCGTCAGCAGATGATGCCGCTTATTAACCAGATGGCCGCGAAAAAATTGGTCGGATTAGGTGAAGGAACGCACGGTACTAGCGAATTCTACAAAATCCGGTACTGGATCACCAAAATTCTAGTAGAGGAAAAAGGGTTCAATCAGGTTGTTTTCGAGAATGATTATGCGGATTCGTATCGGCTTAATCAGGCGATGCCACGGGCTTCTGCTTCCGAGCTTGATGCGCTCATGAAGCAGTATCTGCTGGCGATCTGGCGCAATCAGGAGGTTAAGGAATTGCTGAGCTGGATACAAACGCACAATCGGAGCGCCAAGAAGCCGGTTACGTTTGGCGGTATGGATGCCATGTTTATGAGCAACGATGCCAGGGTGTTACAGGAACTCACTCGTCGGTTTCAGCATGCTGAAACCGACAACCTAACCCAATTATTAGTTAAACTGGCCGTTACCCGCGACTCAATCTGGTATAATGCTAATCGGAAAGATTTTGCTATTCCCGATTCGGTATCCAATGCTAATTTGGTTCAGGGATACGAGACCATTAAAAAACTGGAACCCATATTGGCCCGTTTGCCCCTATCCACTCAGCAACGGGATGTCGCGATGAATATGGCCAAAAATATTTTCCTTCAGTTAGCAGGCCCTTATACGTATATCACCAAAAAAATAGGGTCGTTTGATCGAGATAGTTGTATGGCGGTAATGGCCACGCGTTTTTTGCACAAGCCTGAAGACAAGGTCATTATCTGGGCTCACGATTTTCACGTTGCCCATACGTCCATTTATGATGGCGCAGTTGGCGGAACAGGCGGCTATATTGAGCAAATGTACCCTGGTCAGTATTTTGCGTTGGGAACGGGCACTGCAACAGGCACATTTGCCGCTACCGATGACCGCTTTATCACCCACGCCAGCCAGATGAAGACCGTTTCCTTGGCCATACCCGCTGACAGCCTATGGGAAGGCCAATTGGCACAGGCCAGTGCTCCCGCTTTCTACATGGACCTGGCAAAATGGCCAAAGGAATCTACCAACCTGACCTATCGAGCGGTTGGTTACGGCCCAAAGAGTGGCAAAAGTACCCACGATAAAAGTCATCCGGTGAGCGAGCTGTTCGACGCGTATCTATTTATCCGGGATACGAAAGCCGCTCAATTTATTAAGTAA
- a CDS encoding recombinase family protein, producing the protein MAKKQNSTTSSTGLAKYVAYYRVSTRAQGDSGLGLEGQRYAVANFVKESDRRAAIVAEYTEVESGKNNQRVQLTAAIDRAKKEGAVLVIAKLDRLSRNASFIFTLRDSGVNFQCVDMPDANTLTIGIFATLAQHERELISSRTKAALQAKIAKGAILGKPENLTP; encoded by the coding sequence ATGGCAAAGAAACAGAACTCCACAACTAGCAGTACCGGACTGGCTAAGTATGTCGCTTACTACCGGGTATCGACCAGGGCGCAGGGTGATTCAGGCTTAGGCTTGGAAGGGCAACGCTACGCAGTAGCTAACTTCGTCAAAGAATCGGACCGCAGAGCGGCTATCGTTGCCGAATACACCGAAGTCGAATCTGGAAAGAACAATCAACGGGTTCAGCTGACAGCGGCTATTGATCGGGCAAAGAAAGAGGGCGCGGTGCTGGTCATTGCCAAACTTGATCGACTGAGCCGGAACGCTTCGTTCATATTCACGCTGAGGGATTCGGGGGTCAACTTTCAATGTGTCGATATGCCCGATGCCAATACTCTGACCATCGGAATCTTTGCAACACTAGCCCAGCACGAGCGGGAACTGATCAGCAGTCGGACCAAAGCCGCGTTGCAGGCTAAAATTGCGAAAGGGGCAATACTTGGTAAGCCCGAAAACTTGACGCCCTAA
- a CDS encoding sensor histidine kinase, translated as MYSLINSPFLNPGPIRQIARRLLPVLILYFLLSSDGPLLGLIERYGRVGRYMLYLQLVLPSSIFYGFGYWLFHRFLYQFRPFPLLAVILLTYALVYITNYASFIWLHQTVGFPARYSNQSDMADQWRLMVAHGPIGLFKSPPLFIWNFTMSFAYPSLLLAFKGLYDNRSAQLQNAQLQQQNTQLEFNYLKSQVNPHFLFNTLNSIYALTEEDNPQAALLVHQLSGLMRYTLYETGGAFVALHKEFQFIRDYVSLEQTRATKRLALSLELPDRVDENLQIAPFILITFVENAFKHGLARSSQRTWIRTRVHLQATTLHLEVSNSQPTTADATSGGLSLSNVGKRLALLYPDHRLSITRKPAEYTVQLVLSLGTIAKSY; from the coding sequence ATGTATTCATTGATAAATTCACCGTTTCTGAACCCTGGGCCAATCCGTCAGATTGCTCGGCGGCTGTTGCCGGTACTCATCCTTTATTTTCTGCTCAGTAGCGATGGACCGCTGTTGGGTCTGATCGAGCGGTACGGGCGCGTAGGCCGGTATATGCTCTATCTGCAATTGGTTTTGCCGTCGAGCATTTTTTACGGATTTGGGTATTGGCTGTTTCACCGGTTCTTGTACCAGTTCCGGCCGTTCCCCTTGCTAGCCGTAATCCTGTTGACCTACGCGCTAGTGTATATCACCAATTATGCGAGCTTCATCTGGCTTCACCAGACGGTTGGCTTTCCAGCGAGATACAGTAATCAGTCGGATATGGCTGACCAATGGCGATTGATGGTCGCACACGGTCCGATAGGCCTCTTCAAAAGTCCACCCTTATTCATCTGGAATTTTACGATGTCGTTTGCTTATCCATCGCTATTACTGGCCTTCAAAGGATTATACGATAATCGCTCGGCGCAGCTGCAGAATGCGCAACTCCAGCAACAGAATACGCAGCTTGAATTCAATTATCTCAAAAGTCAAGTCAATCCGCATTTTCTGTTCAATACGCTGAACAGCATTTATGCGTTAACCGAGGAGGACAATCCACAAGCAGCCCTGCTGGTGCACCAATTATCCGGGTTGATGCGGTATACGCTCTACGAAACGGGCGGGGCGTTTGTCGCACTTCACAAGGAGTTTCAGTTCATTCGAGACTACGTATCACTGGAACAAACCCGGGCGACAAAACGGCTTGCGCTTAGTCTGGAGCTGCCTGATCGGGTAGACGAGAATTTGCAAATTGCCCCGTTCATTCTCATCACGTTTGTGGAGAATGCTTTTAAGCACGGCCTGGCCAGGAGCAGTCAGCGAACGTGGATACGGACACGTGTGCATCTACAGGCAACCACCCTACACCTGGAGGTGAGCAATAGCCAACCGACGACCGCTGATGCTACGTCAGGCGGATTAAGCCTGAGTAATGTTGGCAAACGGCTTGCCTTACTTTACCCAGACCACCGCTTATCAATTACTCGCAAACCGGCGGAATATACCGTTCAGTTGGTGCTATCGTTAGGCACAATAGCCAAGTCTTATTAA
- a CDS encoding DUF1579 domain-containing protein: MPWTSTHTGRWYTGAFFLVQDEQARPGGEVFDTLSVMGVDPQTGHYFARSFENHGFYRHYDVSAEGNSRTFFGEHERARIEFSEDNRKQLIVWEWKPQDQWLPLCDRTATRID; the protein is encoded by the coding sequence GTGCCGTGGACAAGCACCCACACAGGACGCTGGTATACTGGTGCATTCTTTTTGGTCCAGGATGAGCAGGCGCGTCCGGGTGGGGAGGTTTTCGACACGTTAAGTGTGATGGGCGTTGACCCGCAAACGGGACACTATTTTGCCCGCTCTTTTGAGAATCACGGTTTTTACCGGCATTATGATGTTTCAGCTGAGGGCAACAGCCGGACTTTTTTCGGTGAACACGAACGGGCCCGCATCGAATTTAGTGAGGATAACCGCAAGCAACTGATTGTTTGGGAATGGAAACCACAGGATCAATGGCTACCGCTTTGTGATCGCACGGCGACTAGAATTGACTAA